DNA sequence from the Stigmatella aurantiaca genome:
GCTCCAGCTCCGGCCACTGGTGGTCGATGAAGCCCTGCCACTGCACCAGGTCCTCGGCGGGGTAGCCGCCGATGAGCTGCTCCTGGAAGAGGCCGACGGTGACGTCCTCGGCGGCCATCCGTCGCCCCAGCTCGAGCGCCCGGTCCACGTTCCGGGAGAACGCTCCCACCGTGGTGTTGACGCTGGCGAGCCCTACCTTGACAAGCCGCATGGGTGCGAATCCTCTCGAGGCCCACGGCGCGTGCACACGCGCGGGCCGGTGTGGTGTCCGGGTGGAGAAAAGGCCTGGGATGCCAGAGGACGCAAGCGTTTCGGCGCGCGCGGGCCGGACTTAGTTCAGTGGCCCGGTGGGCTTCACGGGCTGGAGGCGGGCCATCAGCTCGCCCACCTCCCCAGTCACCGCATCCAGGCGCTTGCGGACATCCAGCTCGGCCAGCAGCTCCTGGCGCCGCTCCGGCTCGGGGATGATGGCGGCGGCCACCACGTCCGCCAGCGTTCCGCCACTGGCGCGCGCCACCGCGGGCAGCAGCCCCTCCGAGAAGGAGGGGGGCACCCGCCCCGCGAGCTCGAACACCGCCTGCCGGAGCTGCTCCTCCTCGGGCCCCTCGTAGGGGAAGTCCGGCAACAGCTCCACCCGGACCTGGCGGTAGAGCCGCTCGGCGGGAAGCTCGGACACCAGCCGGGCCCGGCAGACGCCCTGCAGGAGGATGTTGTAGCGGCCGTTCTCCAGCACCTCGTGCCAGACGATGAGGCCCGCGCACATGAGGGGCTGCAGGGCCGGCCGCCCGGCATAGCTCGGTTCCCAGCCGGGCGCGAGCTGGGCGAGGGCCATGACCTGGTCGCCCGCCAGCGCATCCCGGACCAGCTCCCGGTACCGGGGCTCGAAGATGTGCAGCGGCAACACCGAGTGCGGCAGGAGCACCGCAGACGGCAGGGGAAAGACCTTCAGCGATTCCGAGGCTTCAACGAGGCTTGGTGGGACCGTCATGGGCGCTTCCTCTCCTGAATACTGTTCATAAGGCGGCCCCCTGGAAGCCGCACCCCCTTCAGGCGGGAGCTCACCGGCTCGCAAGGCGGTGGAAACTGGCCGTGCTTTCGCTAGGGTGCGCAGCCTCATGCCGGATACGTCCTCCGTTTCCAAGGTGCCCGCCGTCCCCGCCGAGAAGATCTCCTGGTACCGCAGGCTCTACCTGCGCGTGGAGGCCCTGTCCTCCACCAAACATGCCCTGGCGGCCATGCTCGCGGTGTCCGTGGTGGACGGCTCGTTCTTCCCGGTGCCGCCCTTCGCGCTGCTGGTGCCCATGGTGATGGCGCAGCCGAAGAAGTGGCTGCGCTATGCGGTGCTGGGAACGGTGGCGAGCCTGGTGGGTGGCCTGCTCGGCTACTGGCTGGGCACGCTCATCAACGCCGGCGCCGTGAGCTTCCTGAACATCGACCTGAACATGCGCGTGCAGCGCTTCGGCATCGATGCCTCGCTGGGCGAGCTGCTGGGCCAGAACTTCTGGGTGCTGGCGCTGCTGTGCTCGGTGCTCCCCACGCCGTTCAAGGTGGTGGCCATCGGCAGCGGCATGGTGTCCGTGCCGCTGGACCGCTTCCTCCTGGCGGCCATCATCGGCCGCACGCTGCGCTTCATGGCCGTGTCCGGGGTGATGCGCTTCGCGGGCCCCACGGCGCGCAAGTGGCTGCGCGTCTGAGCCCTCGCGCGGGCGCTCACGAGCCGGTCCGCAGCACCCCCGGCTCCATCGCCGCGTCGATGGTGGCCAGCAGCACGTCGGGCCGCACCGGCTTCTCCAGCACCTGATTGCGCACCGTGCGCAGGAACTCGCGCGCGGCCGCCGTGCAGGCGCCCCCGGAGATGAAGACCAGGCGCTCGGCCAGCGCCGGCTCGCGCAGGGTCAGCCAGGCGTGGATGTCCATCCCCGTCGTGCCGGGCATCTGCAAGTCACACACGACGACATCGAAGCGCTGGCCCGCGGAGACCCACTCCAGCGCCTCGCTGCCACGCGTGGTGGTGACGACATCGTGGCTGGGCTCCAGCAGCAGGCGCATGGACTGCGCCAGGCGGGGCTCGTCGTCGATGATGAGGACGCGCCCGCGCCGCGCCGCGGCCCGCTCCTGGGTTTCCACCGCAGTGCTCATACGTTGAGGCAACGTGTTCACTTCGCCCTCCGAAGGAGCCGCCGGCAACAAAACGGTGAAGACGGAGCCCCGGCCCGGCTCACTGCGGACGAGCAGCTCGCCCGCGTGCGCCTGGATGATCTGATGACAGATGGAGAGCCCCAACCCGGTGCCCTCCTCGCTCGACTTGGTGGTGAAGAAGGGCTCGAAGATGTGCGGGAGCACCTGGGGGTGAATGCCCCGGCCGGTGTCCGACACCTCCACCAGCGCCCGTCCATCCAGTGCCCTTCCGGTGCGCACCCGCACCTCGTGCTGCGCCATGCTCCCATCCGGGATGGCCTGCATCGCGTTGACGAGCAGGTTGAGCAGCACCTGCCCCAGCCGCGCCTCGCTGCCCATCACCCGGGGCACCGGCCCGTACTCCTCCACGAGCCGGGCCCGGCTGCCCAGCACGTGCCGCGTCATGCGCAGCGCGGGGGCCACCACCGCGAGCAGGTCCACGCGCTGGTGCTCCTCGCGCCCCTCGCGGCTGAACGTGCGGAGATCCTGCACGAGCAGCCGGATGCGCTCGGCGCCCTCCTGCGCATTGCGCATGTGGCCGTACACCGCGCGGCTCACCGCGCTGCCACGGCCCAGCTCCCGCGCCACCGCATCGAGGTTCATCGTCAGGTAGGCCAGCGGGTTGTTGATTTCGTGGCCCACGCCCGCGGCGAGCGTCCCCACCGCGGCGATGCGCTCGGCGGCCAGGAGGCGCGCGCGCATCTCGTGGGTGGCGGTGACATCCCGGTACATGGAGACCAGGTGCGTGGGCACCCCCGCCGCGTCCCGGACGGGGGACAGCTGCAGCTCGCTGTAGAGGCGCTGGCCATCCCGCCGCGCCAGGGGTACCTCCCCCCGGAACGGAAGCGCCCGGGCCAGGGCCTCCTCCACGCGCTGACGCGCCCCGGGCGCCATCTCGCTCACGTGCTTGCTGGGCGAGGCCCCGTGCACTTCCTCCGGGGGCGCGCCCACCAGCGCGTGGTAGGTCGCATTGGCGTAGACGATGCGGGGCCCCTCGGGCGTCACCTTGCTGATGGTGACCCCCTCGCCCACGTCGCGCAGGGCCGCGTCCAGCAGCTCCAGCCGCGCCAGCGCATTGCTGCGCTCGGCGCTGACGGCCGCGAGCAACAGCCCGGCCACGGAGTGCACGGTGATGAAGAGCTGGCTGACCAGCAGGTGGCCGCCCTCGGTCCCTTCCGTGAAGGGGCTGTTGCCCGTCACCGTGCCCCAGATGGACATCACGGTGATGAACAGCGTGGTGAGCGCCGTGCCCTGGGGGCCAAAACGCAGGGCCGCCCAGATGCACACCGGCACGAAGAGGGAGGGCTCCGCGCGGGCGATGCGCGCATCCAGCACCCCGCCGTGAAACACCTCCCAGCCAAGCAGCAGGACGGCCACGCCGAGCCCCAGCGCCTCGGCCCGGTGCGCCAGGGGCCGCCGCTGCCACATCAGCAAGGCGGCCGGCACCACGACCAGGACGCCCAGCGCATCGCCCGCCCACCACACCGTGGCCACCGCCAGGAAGGACGGCCCCGCCAGGGCGCCCGACAGGCTCAAGCTGAACACGCTCACCAGGCTGCTCACGAGCGGGCAGCCCACGGCCACCAGAATCAGCGAGACGACGTCCCGGACACGCTCCAGCAGGGGCGAGAAGCCCAGGCGCCTCAGCGCCCACAGCGCGAACAGCGCCTCCAGCGTGCTGCCCACCGACATGCCCAGGCAGGCGGGCCAGGGCGAGCCCCTCAGGACGGTGAAGGCCAGGGTGCCCAGGAAGATGCCCGGCCAGTGCGCCCACCCGAGCCACAGGAGCGCGGCGACCGCCACCCCCGAAGCCGGCCACACAGGGCTGACGGCGTCCGGAAAGATGGCGAACGGCACGCTCACATACCCGGCGGCCAGGTACAGCACGGCCACGCACAGCATGTTCCGCAGGCCGCGCAGGGTGAACGCCTGTGCCATGAACGCATGGAATAAGATGGCTCAACCCCCCCGGATGGCCCGCGTACGTGAAACGGCATCGTACCCGGCGGCCAGGCTGGGTCAAAACCTACCGGACGGCTTTTTCCGCGTTTTGTCTTCCTCCGGGCGTTGGCGGGCAATCACCCGGCGCCGCCCACGTAGGAGAGGACGTAGGTGAAGACCCGCATCCCGGAGGAATCGAACACCATGTCACGTCCTGGTGCCGCCGCCCTGTTGTCGTTCATCGTTCCAGGAGTGGGCCAGATTTATAATGGCGACATCCTGCGCGGCCTCTTCTGGCTCATCATCACCCCGGGCTTCTGGGTGGGCTCGGGGGGTTTGCTGGGCTGGGTGTGCCACTTCATCGCCGCCGCCACGGCGTACAGCCGCGCCGAGGACAAGGAGCTGGGCCGCCTGCCCGCCTAGCCTCCGGCGCGCACGCCGCGCAGGGCCGCGCCCAGCTCCTCCGCCGTGGTGGCGAGGGCCTGGGCGCCGTGGGCCCGGAGCTCCTCCACCCCCCGGAAGCCCCACGTCACCCCGACGCTGACCATGCCCGCGCCCCGCGCGGTGTCCATGTCCACGGAGGTGTCTCCCACGAAGGCGCAGTCTCCCGGGGCCACACCCAGCTCCTGGGCCAGGGCGAGCGCCGCGGTGGGGTCCGGCTTGCGGGGGATGCCGGGCCGCTCGCCGTAGACGGCCGCGAAGGGCACGTCCGGCATCAGCCCCTTCACCAGCTTCTTCGTGAAGCCATCCGACTTGTTGCTCAGCACCGCCAGCTTCACGCCCTCCCGGTCCAGCTCCGCCAGCAGCGGCAGGAGGCCCGGAAACACCACCGTCTGATCGAACAGGTGCTCCGCGTAATAGGCGCGGTAGACGGTGAGAAGGGAGGTGTGCAGCGCCTCGTCCCCTCCCGAGGCCGCCCTCCGGGCCAGCTCCATCACGCCCTCGCCCACGAAGTGGCTGTACGCGCTGGTGGGATGGGTGGGCAGGCCATGGTGGGCGAGCGAGTGGTTCATCGCCGCGGCGATGTCCGCCAGCGAATCCACCAACGTCCCATCGAGATCAAACAGGGCAGCGCGCAGGGGCATGGTCCCCCTCATACACGAACGCCCCGGCCAGACAGAGGGCCGAGGCGCGTGGGCGGCTCAAGACTTCTCAGGCAGCGGTCAGTGAGGGGCCGCCGAGGCGCTGGCCCCTGGGGTGGCCTCGGGGCCGCCCTTGGTGAGCACCGCGAAGTTGATGTTGTTGTAGCCCGCGGTGGCGCAGCTGAACATCACCCGCTTGATGACCTTGAACTCCACTTCCTTGGAGGCCTGGATGTTGACGTCGCCCTTGAAGGCGTTGGCGTCGTCCTGGGCCATGGCGTGGAGGTCCTCGAACTGCTTCTTCATGTCCCGGAGCTTCTCCTCCAGGGCAGGAATGTTGAGGTACTCGTCCTTCACCAGGTCCTCGACCCGGCCCACGATGGTGCCCGAGACGCTCACCTGCTCGGCGGAGACCATCACCACCGGGTGCATCTCGATCTCCTTGACGTTGATGGCCTCGGGCAACTGGATGTCCTTGGTCATCATCAGCACCTCGCCCGTCGCGGAGAAGTTCGCGATGAGGAAGAGCACGATGATGACGAACATGTCGACCAGCGGCGTGATGAGCAGGTCGGCGTAGCCGCCCTTCTTGCCGTGCCCGCCGTGGCCGAACACCTTCGAGTGCTCCAACCGCTTGCCGTACCGCTTACCGGGAACCTTGATGGCCATGGTGTCGTGTACCTTGAATTCTTTGGAGGGACAGGGCCGTTAGCCCGCCGCCATCACCGAGACTTGGGGAAGCCCCGAGCCCATGCACTCGTCGATGATGCGGACCAGGATGTCGTAGCGGACCTTGTCATCCGTCTGCAGCGTGATGGCGGATTGATCCGGGAACTGCTCGCGGATCTCCTTGAAGCGCGCGGTGAGCTTGGCCAGATCCAGCTTCCCGCTCTCGTCGCGGGAGATCGGAATCGGGTCGAACGTGCTCTGGTCCGCCGAGAGGCGCATCTCCTCGGGCGTGATGGCCAGCGTGAGCTGCACCGTCTTGGTCTCCGAGGGCGGCGTCTCCTCCGTGGAGGGCCCGCCGGCCTGGGAGACCTGGAGCTTGCCGATCTGGGTCCACACGGCCGTGAGGAGCAGGAAGCTGATGGTCACCGCCATCAGGTCGATGAAGGGGGTCAGGTTGATCGAAGCGTCCAGTGGCTTCTTGCCACCTTTGCCTCCGCCCCCAAGGTCCATACCGCCGGCCATGACAACCTCCGCTCAGCCACTACCGTTGTTCAGAGAGAAAAAAGACTGCCACAAAGACGAAGGGCGCTGCTGTCCGTCGTGCTTCTCCAGACAGCGCGCCCGTGTTCCAGGTTCCGGCGATTACTCTTCGTGCCCGTGGGTGGCGACCGGGATGTTCATGTTCTTGAACTTGTCGCGGTTGGTCACGATGAGGTTCAGCACCGAGACGCTGGTCTCGTTGATGTCGTTGATGATGGACTGGGTGCGGCCCATCAGCACCGAGAAGGCCACCAGCGCCGGGATGGCCGTCAGCAGCCCGAAGCCCGTGCAGTTCATGGCTTCCGAGATACCGTTCGCCAGAATCGTCGCCTTGTCGGCCGGGTTCACGTTGGCCACGGCTTCGAAGCAGGAGATCAGACCGGACACCGTTCCGAGCAGACCGGCGAGCATGGCGGCGTTGCCGAGCATGGCGAGGTAACCGGTGCGCACCTCGAGCTTGGGCGTCTCGCGCAGCGAGGCCTCGTCGAGCGCCGCCTGGACCTCTTCCTGGCCCTTCGGCACGTTCATCAGGCCCGCCTTGATGACGGCGGTGAGCGGGGTGGCCTTCTGGCCGGCCACGTAGTTGATGGCCTTGTCCAGGTCACCCGCGTAGATGTGCTTCTTCAGGCCGCGCAGGAAGCCCTCCTTGTTGATGGAGGACTTGAAGAACAGCACGATGCTGCGCTCCACCACGATGGCCAGCGCGACGACGCCGCACAACGCGATGGGGTACATGCCCCACTGTCCTGCCTCCCAGCGCCGGGCAATCTCCTCGAACAGCGTGCGATCCGGCCCGCCGGTGTTCGCCAGGATGGTCAGGTTCGTCAAGGACCCCAGGTTCATCGCGTGTTGCCTCCAAGTAGGCGCTGGCCCCCGTTTTACGGGCCTTACAGTCCTTATACCAGCCCTCCGGACAGTGCAGCAGGGAGGGGAAATATTCGGGACTGGGTGGTGAAAACAGTGGGGCCGACTTTAGGAATCGCACCCCCCAGTGTCAAGGCAGCCCCCCGCGTTAGCTATTGAAATCTCATGGTTATTTTGCTTTCGGACCAGGGCTTGGCACCCCGCGCGTGAAGGTGGGGAGCACCACATCTGGTGCCTGGCCGGATGCTTGGGTCCCCTGTTTTCCCGTGGTAAGCGCGCCCGCATGGAGAGGAAGCGGATTGGAGAGATCCTCCTGCAGCGCGGGGCGATCAGCCCGGTGCAGCTGGAGGAGGGACTCAAGGCCCAGCGGCAGACCCAGCAGCGGCTGGGGACGACCCTGGTCGCCCAGGGGGCGATCACCGAGGCCACCCTGGTCCAGGCCCTGAGCGAGGCGCTGGGGCTGCCCGTGGTGGACCTGGCCGCCGTCACCCCGGACTGGGCGGCCATTCACCTGGTGCGGGCGCGGTTCTGCGAGCAGCACGAGCTGTTCCCCTTCGCCCTGGAGAACCGGGGGGGCCGCCGGCACCTGGTGGTGGCCATGACCGACCCGCTCCACGGCCCCGCGCTGGAGGAGATGGAGTTCACCACCGGCCTCAAGGTGAGCCCCCGGGTCGCCGCCCGCTCCGCGGTGCGCGCCGCCATCCTGCGCTACTACCACAAGGCGGCCCCCACCCCCGCCCGCCCCGCGGCCCCCACCGGCAAGGACGCCCCGCGCGCCGCGCAGGCCCGCCCGCCCCTGCCCTCCCGGCCCGCCCCGGCCCCCCGCGAGGACGACGACGAGGAGGTCATCGTCGGCGAGGAGCTGAGCGCCGCGGACAAGACGCAGCGCACGCGGCTGGCGGACCTCATCACCGAGCGCGAGCAGCAGCGGCGCAAGAAGGGGGCCAAGGCTCCGGCCCGGCCCGGCCCGGGCGGCTCGGGGGTGCTGGATGACCTGGACTACCTCATCGGGGGCGGCGGCCTGCGGGACGAGCCGGACCGCATCGAGGAGCTGGAACGCAAGTTCTGGGCCCTCATGCGCATCATGGCGCGCAAGGGGCTGCTCACCAACGAGGAGTTCACCCGCGAGCTGGACGACAAGGGCGAATCCTGAGGAGACACGCGATGCGCACGAGAGCCTTACTCACGGTGGTGGCGGTGCTCGGCTGGGCTGGACTCTGGGGGTGTCAGGGCAAGGGCGTGGCCCTGAAGCTCGACATGGATCCGCCCTCCGTCACGCCCGCGGAGGCCCAGGCCTTCAGCGGACAGGTGCGCGGCGTGGAGCCCCAGCTCACGCTCAACGGCGCGCCGGTGCCCTTGAAAGAGGGGCGGTTCGAAGTCACCGAGCCCCTGAAGCAGGGGGACAACGTGTTCACCTTCGTCCTGTCGGCGAAGCCGGGCGCGGACAAGGCCGCGGAGCAGAAGACGGACCGCTACGAGGTGAAGCGCGTGCCGCAGGAGGTCTTCGACGCGGAGCACTTCTACAGCACGAGCGGCAGCATGAACGGCACCCAGCGCAGCAGCTCCGGAGGCCTGCTCGCGGACAAGGCCGAGGGCCGGCTTCAGGCGGATGAGCTGAGCGGCTCGCGCCTGGAGGAGTACGGCCACGAGAACCGGCCGCCCCGGGACGGCATGCCGCTGGACATCCGCCTGAGCGTGGGAGAGGGCCGGGTGAAGGTCTCCGTCAAGCCAGAGCAGGGCCCGGTGGCCAGCGCCGTGGCCTCGCCCGGCACCCCCGCCACGCTCCAGGCCTCCGCGGAGCTGCACCACCGCAAGTACACCGTCCGCCTGGAGGCCCTGGACGGCAAGCCCGCGCGGAAGGTGGACCTGCAGGTGCGCTACTAGTTAGCGCCTCAGGGCTTGGCCAGGGGCAGCCGCAGGATGAACACGGTGCCCTGGCCCAGCGTGCTGTCCACGGTGATGCGGCCCCCGTGGCTCTCCACGATGCCCTGCACGATGGAGAGCCCCAGCCCCGTGCCCTTGCCCTCCTCCTTCGTGGTGAAGAAGGGGTCGAAGATGTGGCTCAGGTGCTTCGGGTCGATGCCCGTGCCCGTGTCGCTCACCCGCACCACCGCGTCCTCCCCGTCGCGCTCGGTGGACAGCACGACTTTTCCCCCGGCCGCCATGGCATGGCAGGCGTTGGTGATGAGGTTGACGAAGACCTGGACCAGGTTGGTGCGCACCGCGGAGATGGGCGGCAGCGGGGTGTAGTCGCGCTCCACCGCCACCTTGGCGTGCGCGACGACGTGCTCGCAGTAGCCCACGGCCTGATCCAGGATGGACTCCAGCGGCACGTGCTCCGGCTTCTCCCTGGCGGGCCGCGCATAGGAGACCAGGTCCCTCGTGAAGCGCAGGATGCGGTCGCTGCTCTCGCGGATCTTCTTCAGCTTGTCCTGCTCGGACGTGGAGTTGGGGCGCAGCCGCGCGTTCATCAGCAGCGACTCGGCGTAGGCGGCCACCGCCGTCATGGGGTTGTTGATTTCGTGCACCACGCTGGCGGCGAGCTGGCCGATGGAGGCCAGCTTCTCCGCGTGGATGATGCGCTTCTCCAGCTCCTTGACGACCGTGATGTCCTGCCCGATGGCGATGACGCCCTCGACTTCTCCCTGGGTCGTGAGCATGTGGGAGGTGGCGAACGCCACGCGCACCTCGCGGTCGCGCGAGCGCAGCCGCGTCTCGAAGCTGTTCACCCGCTCGCCGCGCATGGCCGCCGACAGCATGGCGCCAAAGCGCAGATGCTCGTCCTCGGGGATGAAGGCGAACACGTCCTTGCCCAGCACCTCCTCCTTGGTGAAGCCCGTGAGCGCCACGAGCGCCTGGTTGAACACCACCACCTGCCGGTCCCGGTTCGCCACGAGGATGAGGGCGTTGGCCCGCTCCAGCAGGTCCTCCAGGTACTTGCGCACGAACGTCAGCTCGTCGATGAGCTTGGCGTTGCGCACCGCCACCGCCACCTGGTTGGCCAGCTGCAGGAGCACGCGCTCGTCGTGGGAGACGTCCGCCTCGAGCCCCTCCGGGTACTCCATGTTGATGGCGCCGAAGAGCTGGCCGCTGGCCACCAGCGGCGCGCTCACCCCCAGCGCCGTCCCGGTGAAGATGAGCGGCACCTCGCGGGCCACCGTCACCCGGTCCGGGGGCAGCCGCGCCATCTCCAGGTGCGTGCGGGCCACCGCGCTGCGCTTGAGGACCAGCGGCTCGTGGGCGCCGTCCTTCAGCCGCCCTTCGGCGTAGAGCGAGGTGAGGCCGCAGGTGCGCGCATCCACGATGCGGATGCAGAAGGTGCGGCTGGGGAACAGCTCCTTCACCCCGCGCGCCACCGCCGCCACCAGCTCCTCCTCGCCGCTGGCCTCCGCCACGCTGCGGCTCAGGTCGAGCAGCACCCCCTCCGTGCGGGCCTGCTCCAGCAGGGCGCGCTCGGCCACCATGAGCCGCCCGGGCTCCAGCCTGCCGCGCACCGCCACCGTGTCGCCCCGGCGCGCCACGGTCAGCAGCACGCAGCGGCGGCCCGGCAGCGGCACCTCCACATCCGAGCTGTCCCCGTCCTCGGGCACCAGGCTGGGCTCCTGGGAGAGCGTCTGCACCATGCCGGCCACCATGCCCTCGGGCGTGGTGCCGTGGACGGTGCAGAAGCGCACGAAGGGCGGGTTGGCGGCCTGCAGCCGCATGGAGCCGTCACACAGCGCCAGCGGCTCGTCCAGCACCTCGAAGAGGGCCTGGAAGGCCTCCAGCGGGGGGCCCTCGCTCCTGCGCACCACCCGGAAGTCACTCTTCATGGGAGGAGGCCTTGTCGAGATCGAGGATGCGCTGCGTGCCCATATAGGTCTTGGTCTCGTAGCGGGTAATCTTGCCGATCTTCCGGACGATCTCCGCCATGCGTTCGGCCTCGCGGTAGATGATGTCCACGGGTTTGAAGGCGAAGTCCTCGGGCTTGAGCTTGCGCTTGAGCAGCTCCGCGTAGCCCATCACCGAGGTGAGCGGCTGGTTGAGTTCGTGGGCCGCGGTGCCCGCCAGGGCGACGATGACGGCGCTCTTCTCGCTCTCCTCCAGCCGCGTCTCCACGTCCGACAGCTTGCGCTCCAGCTGCATGCGGTCGCGCAGGTCCGTGAAGATGCCCACGCTGGCCACCTCCCGGCCCCCCTCGTAGAGGATGGAGGCCGTCATGTTCACCGGGACGAGCTCCTGGGCGCGGTTCACCACATCCTGCCGGCACATGGAGAGCCGGCCGCGGCCCCCGAAGTCCGGGCTGCGCAGCTGGGCCATGATGCGCTCGGCGACCCCCACGGGGTAGAGCTGGCGGATGGTCATCGTCCCCAGCACCTCCTGGGCGGTGTAGTCCAGGATGGCCTCCGCCCCCTTGTTGAAGAGGATGATGCGGCCCTGCATGTCCGCGGCGATGATGGCATCCACGGACGAGTCGATGAGCCGCTCCAGGAAGTCCTTGGTGTGGCGCAGCTCGTCGGCCAGGCGCCGCGCGTGCGTCACGTCCCGGAACGAGAGGATGGTGGCCGCGCCGCTGTCGCGCAGGGGCGCGGCGGACAGGGAGAGCGTGAGCTGCCGGCCCGCCTGGGTGCTCACGCCGACATCCACGCCCGCGCGCGTCTCCCCGCGCCCCGCGCAGGCCACCATCTCCATGAGCACCCCGTCGTCCACCGGGTGCGTGAGCTGGTGCAGGTGCCTGCCCCGGGCCTCGTTGGGCGAGGTGTCCAGCAGCATGGCGCCCGCCGGGTTGAGGCTGAGCACGCACGCCTTGTCATCCAGGATGGCCACCCCCTCGCTCACGTTGGCGAAGAACAGGTGGTAGGTGCGCAGCGCGGCCGCCTGCTCCTCGGCGGCGATGCGCGCGGACTTCTCGCGCTCGGTCTGCCCGCGCATGTCCTGGAGCACGCTGGCGTTGCGCAGCGCGATGGCGGTGGCGTGCGCCACGGTCGTCAGGAAGTCGATCTCCCGCCCGGAGAAGGTGCGGCGCTGGCCCGCGGCCCGCACCAGCAGCACGCCGCGCACCTCGCCCCGGATGG
Encoded proteins:
- a CDS encoding PAS domain S-box protein, yielding MSSPEISLGVALVPSDSPAREPLLRATERVGLRVVDSPAEAVIILVDLTSAGSGPALASLLSGNGAFHALLLALVDPGEDAFASLEPLRPADVITSAVPHELAYRLQRLAERYREREEQAQLQKDLSLLLEFTADYAESLDVGALLHDVTRRLALRLDISRASLVMLDRDEGIIVASSDDPALKNRRIELSRYPEIREVVRTGRPVMVENAPTHPLLEGVQRAVAAQGIHAIAALPLPIRGEVRGVLLVRAAGQRRTFSGREIDFLTTVAHATAIALRNASVLQDMRGQTEREKSARIAAEEQAAALRTYHLFFANVSEGVAILDDKACVLSLNPAGAMLLDTSPNEARGRHLHQLTHPVDDGVLMEMVACAGRGETRAGVDVGVSTQAGRQLTLSLSAAPLRDSGAATILSFRDVTHARRLADELRHTKDFLERLIDSSVDAIIAADMQGRIILFNKGAEAILDYTAQEVLGTMTIRQLYPVGVAERIMAQLRSPDFGGRGRLSMCRQDVVNRAQELVPVNMTASILYEGGREVASVGIFTDLRDRMQLERKLSDVETRLEESEKSAVIVALAGTAAHELNQPLTSVMGYAELLKRKLKPEDFAFKPVDIIYREAERMAEIVRKIGKITRYETKTYMGTQRILDLDKASSHEE